In the genome of Streptomyces lydicus, the window CTTCGGGAGTCAGAGTGGCACGGATCCGGCCATGATCGAGTACGGCGTTGACCCCCTCGGCACCGGCCGTGCCGCCGGGGTCGTCGACGGCGACGGCAAGGGCCTCGCGGGCGAGCAGCACATGCTCCAGTGCGGCGGCATCGACGGGAAAGCGGCGGTCGAGACCGTTGCTCACGAGCCAGGTGCGCAGCCCCTCGGGGCCGGTGAGCAGATCCTGGCGTACGCCGTCGGACATCCAGCGGGTGTTCAGCAGATCCAGCGAGACGGGCTCTCCGGTCAGGGGACGGGGGTCGAGTGCGGGCATCATCCCTGCCTCCTCCTTCTGCCGGCGTCTTCCATCGTCCGACTTCCGGCGTCCGACTTCCGGCGTCCGACTTATCGCGCCCTCTTCTCGCGCCCGCCTTCTGAGGTCGGCGCCCCTCGGGCTAACCACTCAAGGGTACGTAAGCGGTTGCCCGCGCACACCACTAACCTCTAACGTTAATTTCACCAGTTAGACCGGCGGCTCGACCCGAGGAGCTGAGGACCGTGGACGATCCGTACCACGAGGGCTCGCGCGCCGTGCAGGACCGGCTCGGCGTACGCGCCGTGGCCGATCGCATCGGCCGCTCCATCGGGCCGGGCCTGCGCGAGGTGACCGCGGCCTTCCTCGGACTGCAGCCGATGCTGGTGATCGGCGCGGCGGACGAGGCCGGCCGGATGTGGAGCTCGCTGCTCACCGGCACCCCCGGATTCGTACGGGCCACCGGCCCCCGCCGGATCGCGGTCACGGGCGGCCCACCGGACGGCGACCCGCTCACCACGGCCCTCGCGACCGAGGGAACCCCTGTCGGCACCCTCGCCCTCGATCCCCGCACCCGGCGCCGTCTGCGTCTCAACGGCGCGGCCGCACCGACGCCCCGCGGATTCGTGGTGGCGACCGAGCAGGTCTTCGCCAACTGCCCGAAGTACCTGCAGCGGCGGACGCTCCGGGCCCCGGTCCCCGCTCCGGCCGGTGCCGCGCGGCGGAGCCGGGA includes:
- a CDS encoding CGNR zinc finger domain-containing protein, producing the protein MPALDPRPLTGEPVSLDLLNTRWMSDGVRQDLLTGPEGLRTWLVSNGLDRRFPVDAAALEHVLLAREALAVAVDDPGGTAGAEGVNAVLDHGRIRATLTPEGPGEVAEFQDPSWGAAWTAARDYLDLLRTAPDRIRSCAHGACILHFFDTSRNGTRRWCSMAVCGNRAKASRHYARTRAV
- a CDS encoding pyridoxamine 5'-phosphate oxidase family protein, with product MRTVDDPYHEGSRAVQDRLGVRAVADRIGRSIGPGLREVTAAFLGLQPMLVIGAADEAGRMWSSLLTGTPGFVRATGPRRIAVTGGPPDGDPLTTALATEGTPVGTLALDPRTRRRLRLNGAAAPTPRGFVVATEQVFANCPKYLQRRTLRAPVPAPAGAARRSRELTAEQQRLIRAADTFFIATAAADGAEAGHRGGYPGFVRVLSPNELSWEDYPGNAMFLTLGNLEGDPRAGLLFVDWSTGSTLQLTGTATTVFGAAGRTLHFTVAEAVETPHASPLRWSTPEYSPANPPVGDSA